CCGCCGGGCGCGGATCCGCCCGAGCCGCCGAATCCGCGCCGGACCCGGCCGCCGAGGTCGCCCGCCCCGCCCGCTATGTCGGAGACCAGCTTCATCAGCGGGTCCTTGGAGCTCTTCACGTTGCTCGCGTAGCTCGCCGCGGACTCGCGGAAGGAGCCCGAGACCGAGGTGTCCTTGTCCTCGGAGCGGCGCGGATAGTGGCCGTCCATGATCCGCTGGAAGTCCCGGGACTCGGCCCACTTCTTCAGCTCGGCGGCGCGCACGGTGGTGAAGGGGTGGGTGCGCGGCAGGACGTTGAGGATCTTCAGCACGGAGTCGCGCAGGTCGCCGCCCGCCTCGTACTCCTCGGCCTGGGCGAGGAACGCGTCCACGTTCATCTCGTGCAGGTGGTTGCCGCCGGCGATCTTCATCAGGCCGCGCATCGAGGCCTTGAGGTCCTGGCCGACGAGCAGTCCCGCGCGGTCGGCGGACAGCTCGGACTTGCGGAACCACTCGCGCAGGGCGGTGACGATCGCCATGATCGCGAGGTTGCCCAGCGGGATCCAGGCGACGCGGAGGGCCAGGCCGGTCAGGAAGAGCAGGATCGTCCGGTAGACGGAGTGGCCCGAGAGGGCGTGTCCGACCTCGTGCCCGACGACGGCCCGCATCTCCTCCTCGTCGAGCAGCTCGACCAGGCCGGTGGTGACGACGATGATCGGCTCGTCCAGGCCGATGCACATCGCGTTGGGCTGCGGGTCCTGGTTGACGTACATCGGCGGGACCTTCTCCAGGTCCAGGATGTGGCAGGCGTCGCGCAGCATGTCGTTGAGGTGGGCGAACTGCTGGTCCGAGACCCGCACGGAGTCGGACAGGAACAGCAGCCGCAGACTGCGCTCGGGAAGCAGTCCGCTGAGCGCCTTGAAGACGGTGTCGAACCCGCTGAGCCTGCGCAGGGCCACCAGGGCGGAGCGGTCGGCCGGGTGCTCGTACGCCCGCGAGGAGATCCCCGGGAAGCGGGTGCGCTGTCTGCTGGGCACGTTCTCGTGGCCCTCGGGCCCCTGCCCGTTGCTCTCACGGCTGTCGTCGGACATGTGTTCCCCCACGCGTCTGATTGCCCTGTGTGCCCCCCGAAGCGGGGCCCAGCCTAGGCGGAGATACCGTGGCGGGGCAGCACACCGTAAGGAGCGATCCGATGGACCACACCCCCGTAACCAACTGGATCAACGAGGCCGCGAGCGCCGCCGAGAAGCAGGGATCCGGCGATCTGCTCCGGGTCGTGCTGATCGTGATGTTCTTCGGCTGCATCCTGACCGCGTGGTTCCTGCTGCGGGGGTACAGGCAGAAGGACGACTGAGACGGGCCGGAAGTTCCCTCGCCGGCCTCTCCCGGCGCTCTGCCCGGACCTGTCGGCGGAGTCGGCGTGATCCCCGTCGGCGGGCACGCTTACGATGGGCCGACGTCTTTATCCCGCCCTCACCGGATAGGTCCTGCCGAAGATGAGCTTCCCCAGCACCGCAGCCCAGTTGATCACCCTCGCGGCCGAGGGCGAGGAGCACGGCGGCAACCACGAGAGCCTCAGCCCCTACCTCACAGGTGGCGGCGCCTTCTTCATCCTGCTGCTCCTGCTGTGGATCACCACCCGCTTCAACCGCGACCGCTGAATCCGGTCCAAGAGGAGCCGGAGGCTGTGACCGGTGCCCTCAGGTCGGGCCGGTAGGGTCTGCCGCATGGGAGAGCAGGACATGCCTACCGGTCCGGCGAACAACGCCGGCGACCGTCCGGCGCACGACGCGGAGAACCGTCCGGAACTCCGGCGTGTGCCGGGCAACGGTCCGTCGAACCCGGGCAAGCGCCGCCTCGGCGTCATGGGCGGCACATTCGATCCGATCCACCACGGACACCTCGTGGCGGCCAGCGAGGTCGCCGCGCAGTTCCACCTCGACGAGGTGGTGTTCGTACCGACCGGACAGCCGTGGCAGAAGACCGACCGCAAGGTGTCGCCGGCGGAGGACCGCTACCTGATGACGGTCATCGCGACCGCCGAGAACCCCCAGTTCTCGGTCAGCCGCATCGACCTCGACCGCGGTGGCCCGACGTACACCACGGACACCCTGCGCGACCTGCGCGCGCTCAACCCCGACACGGACCTGTTCTTCATCACGGGCGCCGACGCGCTCGGCCAGATCCTCACCTGGCGCGACGCGGACGAACTGTTCTCCTTCGCGCACTTCATCGGGGTCACCCGGCCCGGTCACACCCTGACCGACCCGGGACTCCCGGAGGGCGGTGTCTCGCTCGTCGAGGTTCCCGCCCTGGCCATCTCGTCCACGGACTGCCGCGCGCGGGTCGCCAAGGGCGACCCGGTCTGGTACCTGGTCCCGGACGGTGTGGTGCGCTACATCGACAAGCGCGAGCTGTACCGCGGCGAGTGAGCCGAGAGGGGCACCGGTGAACGACCCATACGACTCGGGGTACGACGGCGACCAGCAGTACGAGCTCGTCGGCTACGACGACCACGGCCGGCCTGTGTACCAGCAGGCGCCGCCGTCACAGCAGCAGTACCAGCAACAGCAACAGGTACAGCCGGGGCAGCAGTCGTACGACCCCTACGCGCAGCAGGCCCCCCAGGCGCAGGGGTACGAGGGGTACGGCTACGACCCGTACGCCACCGGGCAGCAGCAGCCCGCCCCGTCCTACGACCCGTACGGCGCCGGGAGCCCGGTCACCGGGTACGACCCCTACGGGCAGGCGGCGAGCAGCGGGCAGCAGCCCCGGGCCGCCGAGCAGGCGCCGCCCGCGGTACCGGCGGCACGGACCGCGCAGGCCGAACCGACCGCCTACGTCCCGCAGCAGGGCGGCCCGGTCGAGGGCGACGTCCCGCAGACCCGGGAGAACCCGCAGGACGGGGGCGAACGCGAATACAGCACCCAGCAGTTCGCCTTCGTCGAGGAGCCCACCGGCGACTCCGAGGACGTCATCGACTGGCTGAACTTCACCGAGAACCGCACCGAACGGCGTGAGGAGGCCAAGCGCCGCGCGCGCGGTCGCGCCGTCGCCCTGGTCGTCGTCCTCGCCCTGGTGGCGGTCGGCGGGGTCGGCTATCTCTGGTACGC
The DNA window shown above is from Streptomyces sp. NBC_01451 and carries:
- a CDS encoding M48 family metallopeptidase yields the protein MSDDSRESNGQGPEGHENVPSRQRTRFPGISSRAYEHPADRSALVALRRLSGFDTVFKALSGLLPERSLRLLFLSDSVRVSDQQFAHLNDMLRDACHILDLEKVPPMYVNQDPQPNAMCIGLDEPIIVVTTGLVELLDEEEMRAVVGHEVGHALSGHSVYRTILLFLTGLALRVAWIPLGNLAIMAIVTALREWFRKSELSADRAGLLVGQDLKASMRGLMKIAGGNHLHEMNVDAFLAQAEEYEAGGDLRDSVLKILNVLPRTHPFTTVRAAELKKWAESRDFQRIMDGHYPRRSEDKDTSVSGSFRESAASYASNVKSSKDPLMKLVSDIAGGAGDLGGRVRRGFGGSGGSAPGGSTPPKDQPDRGED
- the nadD gene encoding nicotinate-nucleotide adenylyltransferase; translation: MGEQDMPTGPANNAGDRPAHDAENRPELRRVPGNGPSNPGKRRLGVMGGTFDPIHHGHLVAASEVAAQFHLDEVVFVPTGQPWQKTDRKVSPAEDRYLMTVIATAENPQFSVSRIDLDRGGPTYTTDTLRDLRALNPDTDLFFITGADALGQILTWRDADELFSFAHFIGVTRPGHTLTDPGLPEGGVSLVEVPALAISSTDCRARVAKGDPVWYLVPDGVVRYIDKRELYRGE